A genomic window from Triplophysa rosa unplaced genomic scaffold, Trosa_1v2 scaffold1_ERROPOS16897594, whole genome shotgun sequence includes:
- the hmga1a gene encoding high mobility group AT-hook 1a: protein MSDTGKDTVAPKEKDGAEKRGRGRPRKHPQQEPSGSPTPKRPRGRPKGSKNKPSAAASKGKKAATASAPAGMKRRGRPKKAEKEEPSKSSEEEEEEEEEEEEEEQ from the exons ATGAGTGATACTGGCAAGGACACAGTGGCTCCTAAAGAGAAAGATGGAGCAGAGAAGAGAGGACGTGGAAGACCACGGAAACATCCACAA CAGGAGCCCAGTGGATCTCCAACACCGAAGAGACCGAGAGGAAGACCAAAGGGCAGCAAAAATAAGCCAAGCGCTGCAGCATCTAAAGGCAAA AAAGCAGCTACGGCATCAGCACCTGCAGGGATGAAGCGCCGTGGAAGACCTAAGAAAGCA GAGAAGGAGGAGCCATCTAAGTCCtctgaagaggaggaggaggaagaggaggaggaagaagaagaggaacaGTAA
- the LOC130549922 gene encoding E3 SUMO-protein ligase ZBED1-like — protein MFCPYIEPGITERNGSQPGISTAGKNKKNCWLFPPQWLPIYWRQKQKMLNLPKHCLIHDVPTRWNSSYEMVERYLEQISAVYSTLTERAHKNKDIANLTDHELSIAESVIEIMKPLKMVTTILSPETTPSVSMILRLNFFILESMKQNDGDTPTAREIKQAISENLQTRYSSCPGLEDFLHKCTALDPHFKTLPHLDPAYQQRIYEDILITEVLSRAQQGETRETTEASPSTSSEPSPSTSSEPSPSAVTADSEVAPSPPPKRSAMAEFLAHSSKLLKSTSLICSSS, from the exons ATGTTTTGCCCATACATTGAACCTGGCATCACAGAAAGGAATGGCAGTCAGCCAGGTATCTCGACTGCTgggaaaaataagaaaaactgttgGCTTTTTCCACCGCAGTGGCTGCCCATATATTGGAGGCAGAAGCAGAAGATGCTTAACTTGccaaaacattgtttaatacATGACGTGCCCACACGCTGGAACTCCAGCTATGAGATGGTTGAGCGGTATCTTGAACAGATATCTGCTGTTTACTCCACTCTAACAGAAAGAGCccataaaaataaagatattgcCAATCTGACTGACCATGAGCTGAGCATCGCAGAGAGTGTGATTGAGATTATGAAGCCTCTGAAGATGGTCACAACAATACTGAGCCCTGAGACAACCCCTTCAGTTTCCATGATCTTACGATTAAATTTTTTTATCTTGGAATCCATGAAACAAAATGATGGAGATACTCCCACTGCCAGGGAAATCAAGCAAGCCATCAGTGAAAATCTGCAAACAAGGTATTCTTCATGCCCTGGTCTTGAGGACTTCCTTCACAAGTGCACTGCACTTGATCCGCATTTCAAGACACTTCCTCACCTTGATCCAGCCTATCAGCAGAGAATCTATGAAGATATCCTCATCACAGAAGTTCTGAGCAGAGCACAACAG GGTGAGACCAGAGAGACTACAGAGGCCAGTCCATCAACTTCATCAGAGCCCAGTCCATCAACTTCTTCAGAGCCCAGTCCATCAGCAGTGACAGCAGACTCAGAGGTAGCACCTTCCCCTCCACCAAAGAGGTCAGCCATGGCAGAATTTTTGGCCCACTCTTCGAAACTGTTAAAAAGCACCAGCCTGATTTGCAGCAGCAGTTAA